One window of the Janthinobacterium sp. PAMC25594 genome contains the following:
- the pdeM gene encoding ligase-associated DNA damage response endonuclease PdeM — translation MSGLRPAHCAVELAGESVWLLAHKAVYWPARRMLIIADIHFGKAAAFRALGVPVPRGTTTQNLLALDALLASYACEEIVFLGDFLHARAAHAAATVAAMLAWRARHRDVRLTVVRGNHDAHAGDPAAALDIRMVDEPHQVGNLSFCHHPDTVAPGYVLAGHVHPVFHLRADRGGLRLPCFLLGRERAILPAFGAFTGGHALRPAVGERVYVTADAAIFPLPAHS, via the coding sequence ATGAGCGGCCTGCGCCCAGCGCACTGCGCGGTGGAACTGGCTGGCGAGAGCGTTTGGCTGTTGGCGCACAAGGCCGTGTACTGGCCGGCGCGCCGGATGCTGATCATTGCCGACATCCATTTCGGCAAGGCGGCCGCGTTTCGCGCGCTGGGTGTGCCCGTGCCGCGCGGCACCACCACGCAAAACCTGCTGGCGCTCGACGCCTTGCTGGCCAGTTATGCCTGCGAGGAAATCGTCTTTCTCGGCGATTTTCTGCATGCGCGCGCCGCCCATGCGGCCGCCACCGTGGCGGCCATGCTGGCCTGGCGCGCGCGCCATCGGGACGTACGCCTGACGGTGGTGCGCGGCAACCACGATGCGCACGCGGGCGATCCGGCCGCCGCGCTGGACATCCGCATGGTCGATGAACCGCACCAGGTGGGTAATCTGTCGTTCTGCCATCACCCGGACACCGTGGCGCCCGGTTATGTGCTGGCCGGCCACGTGCATCCCGTGTTTCACTTGCGCGCAGACCGGGGAGGCCTGCGCCTGCCATGTTTCCTGCTGGGCCGCGAACGCGCCATCCTGCCCGCGTTTGGCGCCTTCACGGGCGGCCATGCGCTGCGGCCCGCAGTTGGCGAACGCGTCTACGTGACGGCCGACGCGGCGATCTTTCCGCTGCCCGCACACAGCTGA
- a CDS encoding KGG domain-containing protein, protein MATSSDNKQQGSKTSSGSGSSGSGSKQSDTSKRGFASMDPAQQREIASEGGRAAHEKGTAHEFTSEEARRAGSQSHKNDASRQSAASSSGSRDNASMNQEGNRDSGNKQSGGSGSGSGAGSSGSRNK, encoded by the coding sequence ATGGCCACATCGAGCGACAATAAACAGCAAGGTAGTAAAACCAGTAGCGGCAGCGGCAGCAGCGGCAGCGGCAGCAAGCAAAGCGATACCAGCAAGCGTGGCTTCGCTTCCATGGACCCCGCCCAGCAGCGCGAAATCGCCAGCGAAGGCGGACGTGCCGCGCATGAAAAGGGCACAGCCCATGAATTCACGTCGGAAGAAGCGCGGCGCGCAGGCAGCCAAAGCCACAAGAACGATGCCAGCCGGCAAAGTGCCGCCAGTTCCAGCGGCTCGCGTGACAATGCCAGCATGAACCAGGAGGGCAACCGCGACAGTGGCAACAAGCAAAGCGGCGGCTCAGGTTCAGGTTCAGGGGCGGGCTCGTCCGGTTCGCGCAACAAGTAA
- a CDS encoding pyridoxamine 5'-phosphate oxidase family protein: MQAYSSEQLASIAARIKDVKFGMLTTSDDMRTLTSRPLTQQQVDNEGQIWFFVSDEASYTRDLLNNPQVNVSFVDTGDSLYVSVCGHAQLLKDRAKAEELWNPLVKAWFPGGLDDPKLSLIKVTIQSAEYWDSSASKMMQFYEMAKASITGEPPKDLGEHGRVDL; encoded by the coding sequence ATGCAAGCGTATTCCAGTGAACAACTGGCCAGCATCGCGGCCAGGATCAAGGACGTAAAATTCGGCATGCTGACCACCAGCGACGACATGCGCACGCTGACCAGCCGGCCCCTGACGCAGCAGCAGGTCGACAACGAAGGGCAGATCTGGTTCTTTGTCTCGGACGAGGCCAGCTACACGCGCGATTTGCTGAACAACCCGCAGGTCAACGTCAGCTTTGTCGACACGGGCGACAGCCTGTATGTGTCCGTCTGCGGCCACGCGCAGTTGCTGAAGGACCGCGCCAAGGCGGAGGAATTGTGGAACCCGCTGGTAAAAGCCTGGTTCCCGGGCGGACTCGACGATCCGAAACTGTCGCTGATCAAGGTGACGATCCAGTCGGCCGAGTATTGGGACAGCAGCGCCAGCAAGATGATGCAATTTTATGAGATGGCCAAGGCCTCCATCACGGGCGAGCCACCGAAGGACCTGGGTGAACATGGCCGGGTCGACCTGTAG
- a CDS encoding PepSY-associated TM helix domain-containing protein: MGNAGAADKAKNNASRAVWLKNLHQWHWISSALCLLGMFLFAITGITLNHAGQIEAKPAITRQKAQLPAPLVTELAAYAASHDGANAPMPAAAETWLKQQWSLNAGGRPAEWSVDEVYLPLPKAGGDAWVRIGLEDGAAEYELTDRGWVSWLNDVHKGRNTGVAWSWFIDIFAGACIVFCLTGLLILKFHAANRPFTWPMVGLGILIPCAIALLFIH; encoded by the coding sequence ATGGGTAATGCGGGCGCCGCAGACAAGGCCAAGAACAACGCCAGCCGCGCCGTCTGGCTGAAGAACTTGCATCAATGGCACTGGATCAGCTCAGCACTTTGCCTGCTGGGCATGTTTCTGTTTGCCATTACCGGCATCACCCTGAACCACGCTGGCCAGATCGAGGCCAAGCCGGCGATCACGCGCCAAAAGGCGCAGTTGCCGGCACCCCTCGTCACGGAACTGGCCGCGTATGCCGCCAGTCACGATGGCGCCAATGCGCCCATGCCGGCCGCCGCCGAGACCTGGCTCAAGCAGCAATGGTCGCTCAACGCGGGCGGCCGTCCCGCTGAATGGAGCGTCGACGAAGTCTACCTGCCGCTGCCCAAGGCGGGCGGTGACGCCTGGGTGCGCATCGGCCTGGAAGACGGCGCCGCCGAATACGAGTTGACGGACCGGGGCTGGGTATCCTGGCTCAACGATGTGCACAAGGGCCGCAACACGGGCGTGGCCTGGAGCTGGTTCATCGACATTTTTGCCGGCGCCTGTATCGTGTTTTGCCTGACGGGGCTATTGATTTTGAAGTTCCACGCGGCCAACCGGCCATTTACCTGGCCGATGGTTGGCCTCGGTATCTTGATACCTTGCGCGATCGCCTTGCTGTTTATTCACTGA
- a CDS encoding DUF2271 domain-containing protein: MKLRYSLALGLPLIGTSAMAADLALKLEIPQLNVAEYHRPYVAAWLETADQKVVGNLTVLYDVKKKDKAGEKWLKDMRQWWRKSGRDLAMPVDGVSGATRAPGEHTLTFPGAKALLDKLPAGEYQVVVEAAREAGGRELVRVPFQWPLKSAQSVPAKGKEELGNVVVQLKP; this comes from the coding sequence ATGAAATTACGCTACTCCCTGGCGCTTGGCCTTCCCCTGATCGGTACGTCGGCGATGGCGGCCGACCTGGCCCTCAAGCTTGAAATCCCGCAACTGAACGTGGCGGAATACCACCGTCCCTACGTGGCGGCGTGGCTGGAAACGGCCGATCAAAAGGTGGTCGGCAACCTGACGGTGCTGTATGACGTGAAAAAGAAGGACAAGGCCGGCGAGAAATGGCTGAAGGACATGCGTCAATGGTGGCGCAAGAGCGGCCGCGACCTGGCCATGCCCGTCGATGGCGTCAGCGGCGCCACGCGTGCGCCGGGCGAACATACCCTGACTTTCCCCGGCGCCAAGGCCTTGCTCGACAAGCTGCCGGCCGGCGAATACCAGGTGGTGGTGGAAGCGGCGCGCGAAGCGGGTGGACGCGAGCTGGTGCGCGTGCCGTTCCAGTGGCCGCTGAAATCGGCCCAGTCCGTGCCTGCCAAAGGCAAGGAAGAACTCGGCAATGTCGTCGTCCAACTCAAACCATAA
- a CDS encoding DUF4198 domain-containing protein encodes MFKQFNKPLLALALAGLTMNAHAHRGWMVPSSTMVESKDAWVTVDAAVSDGLFDIDHQPLRLDALQVIGPDGAKVAPANTVTGRLRSVFDVKMEKPGTYKAAIVSQNVMASYKQNGEQKRFRGNEETFKKDMPADAQDVKITRTASRLETFFSNGETSTEVFKPTGVGLEFVPVTHPNDLRAGEKATWRFLVDGKPAANQAFSLVPGGVRYRGVLGEIRQSTDAKGEITFTVPAAGMYYLSSTWPAAVPAVAGQPPAMPERRMTYAATVEVLPQ; translated from the coding sequence ATGTTCAAGCAATTCAATAAACCGCTGCTCGCCCTGGCCCTGGCCGGCCTGACCATGAACGCCCACGCCCACCGGGGCTGGATGGTGCCATCGAGCACGATGGTGGAAAGCAAGGACGCCTGGGTGACGGTGGACGCGGCCGTCTCCGATGGCCTGTTCGACATCGACCACCAGCCGCTGCGCCTGGACGCGCTGCAAGTCATCGGTCCCGATGGCGCGAAAGTGGCGCCGGCAAACACGGTGACGGGCCGCTTGCGCAGCGTCTTCGATGTGAAAATGGAAAAGCCGGGCACGTACAAGGCGGCCATCGTGTCGCAAAACGTGATGGCCAGCTACAAGCAAAATGGCGAGCAGAAGCGTTTCCGCGGCAATGAGGAAACCTTCAAGAAAGACATGCCGGCCGATGCGCAAGACGTGAAAATCACGCGCACGGCCAGCCGCCTGGAAACCTTCTTCAGCAATGGCGAAACCAGCACGGAAGTGTTCAAGCCGACGGGCGTGGGCCTGGAATTCGTGCCGGTGACGCATCCGAACGACTTGCGCGCGGGCGAAAAAGCCACGTGGCGCTTCCTGGTCGACGGTAAACCGGCGGCCAACCAGGCCTTCAGCCTGGTGCCAGGTGGCGTGCGCTACCGTGGCGTGCTCGGCGAAATCCGCCAGAGCACCGATGCCAAGGGCGAGATCACGTTCACGGTGCCGGCGGCCGGCATGTATTACCTGAGCAGCACCTGGCCAGCGGCCGTACCGGCCGTGGCCGGCCAACCGCCAGCCATGCCCGAGCGCCGCATGACGTACGCGGCCACTGTGGAAGTGCTGCCGCAGTAA
- a CDS encoding FAD:protein FMN transferase: protein MRRVLLPQHISDQVAPPGAAIRDLRGLTMGTSWSVRLVESAMPGRAGSADLQQGLQQQLDLVVAQMSHWSDESDLGRFNRAEPGSWHSLPAAFCEVLGFAMHVSQASGGAYDPCAGILVNLWGFGPRNRYDEPGFLPPKDDTVALLLSQRQRRRLELDLPARRARQPGGLQLDLSAVAKGYGVDRLARYLDSQGIHHYLVEVGGELRGAGSKPDGQPWWVMLEQVEGAADSAENARHPAEMLLALHGLSVATSGDYRRFFQDGTVRFSHTIDPRSGMPIANQLASVTVVHEQCMAADAWSTALTVLGVEAGMALAEEQGLAARFLQRDGAGFHETLSSHMLAMLDE, encoded by the coding sequence ATGCGCCGGGTCCTGCTGCCGCAGCATATTTCCGATCAGGTCGCGCCGCCCGGCGCCGCGATCCGGGACTTGCGCGGCCTGACCATGGGCACCAGCTGGTCGGTGCGCCTGGTCGAATCCGCCATGCCGGGACGCGCCGGCAGCGCCGACCTGCAGCAAGGCTTGCAGCAGCAGCTGGACCTGGTCGTGGCGCAAATGAGCCACTGGAGCGATGAGTCCGACCTGGGCCGCTTCAACCGAGCCGAGCCGGGCAGCTGGCACAGCCTGCCCGCCGCGTTTTGCGAGGTGCTGGGCTTTGCCATGCACGTGTCGCAAGCGTCCGGTGGCGCGTACGACCCGTGCGCGGGCATCCTCGTCAACCTGTGGGGCTTCGGCCCCCGCAATCGCTACGATGAACCGGGCTTCCTGCCGCCGAAAGACGATACCGTGGCGCTGCTGCTGTCGCAGCGCCAGCGCCGCCGCCTGGAGCTGGACTTGCCGGCCCGCCGCGCGCGCCAGCCCGGTGGCTTGCAGCTCGATTTGTCGGCCGTGGCGAAGGGCTATGGCGTGGACCGCCTGGCTCGCTACCTGGACAGCCAGGGCATCCATCACTACCTGGTCGAAGTGGGCGGCGAGCTGCGCGGCGCCGGCAGCAAGCCCGACGGCCAGCCGTGGTGGGTCATGCTGGAACAGGTCGAAGGCGCCGCCGATAGTGCCGAGAATGCCCGGCATCCCGCGGAAATGCTGCTGGCGCTGCACGGCCTCTCCGTGGCCACCTCGGGCGACTACCGGCGGTTCTTCCAGGATGGCACGGTGCGTTTTTCCCATACGATCGATCCGCGCAGCGGCATGCCGATCGCCAATCAACTCGCTTCCGTCACCGTCGTGCATGAGCAATGCATGGCGGCCGACGCCTGGTCGACGGCCCTGACGGTGCTGGGCGTCGAGGCCGGCATGGCGCTGGCCGAAGAGCAGGGCCTGGCCGCGCGCTTCCTGCAACGCGACGGCGCTGGCTTTCACGAAACGCTGAGCAGCCACATGCTGGCCATGCTCGACGAATGA
- a CDS encoding sulfite reductase subunit alpha, with protein MIFTHDTTRLALLAALSLSYAGVCLAPWLRARAKRRASDAARAALANSPAWLVAYASQTGNAEELATQTAQSLQLAGIPVRLCALAELTALDLQQAERALFLVSTYGEGDAPDNAAAFMGRLMTGELALPQLHYGVLALGDRSYGHYCGFGRALDAWLAAQGASRLFERIEVDRSASAAIEQWFQHLSHLAGTSDAPDWSAPAFGDWKLMQRRLLNPGSAGGAIYHVELVPVEGGLPDWQSGDLVQVTAPADPSRPREYSIASIPHDGGVHLLVRQHAHPDGSLGLASGWLTAQAAVGEVVQLRLRQHKRFRLEDNAQRPLILIGNGSGIAGLRGHLKSRVLAGQRRNWLIFGERNAAHDFHYREEIEGWHASGDLPRLDLAFSRDQAERMYVQDRLRGNADEITLWLQQGAAIYICGSLAGMAGGVDQALQEMLGRPALDVLAAEGRYRRDVY; from the coding sequence ATGATTTTTACGCACGATACGACACGGCTGGCCTTGCTGGCCGCGCTGTCCCTCAGCTACGCGGGCGTATGCCTGGCGCCCTGGCTGCGCGCGCGCGCCAAGCGCCGCGCGTCCGATGCCGCCAGGGCGGCGCTGGCCAACAGTCCCGCCTGGCTGGTGGCGTATGCGAGCCAGACAGGCAATGCCGAGGAACTGGCCACGCAAACGGCGCAGAGCCTGCAACTGGCCGGCATCCCCGTGCGCCTGTGCGCGCTGGCCGAACTCACGGCCCTTGATCTGCAACAAGCGGAACGGGCCTTGTTCCTGGTCAGCACCTATGGCGAAGGCGACGCGCCCGACAATGCGGCCGCCTTCATGGGCCGCCTGATGACGGGCGAACTGGCGCTGCCGCAATTGCATTATGGTGTGCTGGCACTGGGCGACCGCAGCTATGGCCATTATTGTGGCTTCGGCCGCGCGCTCGATGCCTGGCTGGCCGCGCAGGGCGCCTCGCGCCTGTTCGAGCGCATCGAGGTCGACCGCAGCGCCAGCGCCGCCATCGAACAATGGTTCCAGCACCTGAGCCACCTGGCCGGCACCAGCGACGCGCCCGACTGGAGCGCCCCCGCGTTCGGCGACTGGAAATTGATGCAGCGGCGTTTGCTCAACCCGGGCAGCGCGGGCGGCGCCATCTATCACGTGGAACTGGTGCCCGTGGAAGGCGGCTTGCCGGATTGGCAGTCGGGCGACCTGGTGCAGGTGACCGCGCCCGCCGACCCATCGCGGCCGCGCGAATATTCGATCGCCTCGATTCCGCACGATGGCGGTGTGCATTTGCTGGTGCGCCAGCATGCGCATCCCGACGGCAGCCTGGGCCTGGCCTCGGGCTGGCTGACGGCGCAGGCGGCCGTGGGCGAGGTGGTGCAGCTGCGCCTGCGCCAGCATAAACGTTTTCGCCTGGAGGACAATGCCCAGCGGCCGTTGATTTTGATTGGCAACGGCAGCGGTATCGCCGGTTTGCGCGGGCATTTGAAAAGCCGCGTGCTGGCAGGGCAGCGGCGCAACTGGCTGATCTTTGGCGAGCGCAACGCGGCCCACGATTTCCATTATCGCGAAGAAATTGAAGGCTGGCACGCCAGTGGCGACTTGCCGCGCCTGGACCTGGCGTTTTCGCGCGACCAGGCGGAGCGGATGTACGTGCAGGACCGCCTGCGCGGCAATGCCGATGAAATCACATTGTGGCTGCAGCAGGGCGCCGCCATCTATATTTGCGGCAGCCTGGCCGGCATGGCGGGCGGTGTCGACCAGGCCCTGCAGGAGATGCTGGGCCGGCCCGCGCTCGATGTGCTGGCGGCCGAGGGGCGCTACCGGCGCGACGTGTATTAA
- a CDS encoding DUF2325 domain-containing protein — MCDKDQSLPVISNCSSGEAETAALASRRRRLWELSHTCHCPLVGVGLPLGYLRKLVGKMTGGRVLADDYEVHVGAVTECGVRNRLSEALQKELERRYAPVILRFRGAKTTEQVAQLWRTAVANGDVSGAFWAGLTHPRCDAELEEQMCRDLHMIQHQAGACVRADMGKFTALQEENARLTHELAKLQQRSQAMLTEKTGELERQEAVLLRTRAESIGKDSVIDGLRLELAQLQAAIPALESRTRLVERLAQMDEREKELRQQIAELKQAQPRSVAAVPPPAPKLEVPTGGKLKMPIRLVDQSVLCVGGRSGNVATYRALIERVGAQFAHHDGGLEDNANLLDSSLAAADLVICQTGCISHSAYWRVKDYCKRTGKRCVFIDNPSISSLARGLQEVSGEMEATPLAALQP, encoded by the coding sequence ATGTGTGACAAAGACCAGTCCCTGCCCGTCATCAGCAATTGTTCCAGCGGCGAGGCCGAAACGGCCGCGCTCGCTTCGCGCCGCCGCCGGCTGTGGGAACTGTCGCACACCTGCCATTGCCCGCTGGTCGGCGTGGGTTTGCCATTGGGATACCTGCGCAAGCTGGTGGGCAAGATGACGGGCGGACGCGTGCTGGCCGACGACTACGAAGTGCACGTAGGCGCCGTGACGGAATGCGGGGTGCGCAACCGCCTGTCCGAAGCGCTGCAAAAGGAACTCGAACGCCGCTACGCTCCCGTCATCCTGCGCTTTCGCGGCGCCAAGACCACGGAGCAGGTAGCGCAACTGTGGCGCACGGCCGTCGCCAACGGCGACGTGTCGGGCGCTTTCTGGGCCGGCCTCACGCACCCGCGCTGCGACGCCGAGCTGGAAGAACAGATGTGCCGCGACTTGCACATGATCCAGCACCAGGCCGGTGCCTGCGTGCGCGCCGACATGGGCAAATTTACGGCCTTGCAGGAAGAAAATGCGCGCCTGACGCACGAACTGGCCAAGCTGCAACAGCGTAGCCAGGCCATGCTGACGGAAAAAACGGGCGAACTGGAACGCCAGGAAGCCGTGCTGCTGCGCACGCGTGCCGAATCGATCGGCAAGGACAGCGTCATCGATGGCTTGCGCCTTGAGCTGGCGCAATTGCAGGCCGCCATCCCGGCGCTGGAATCGCGCACGCGCCTGGTCGAACGCCTGGCGCAAATGGATGAGCGCGAGAAAGAATTGCGCCAGCAAATCGCGGAATTAAAGCAGGCCCAGCCACGCTCGGTAGCCGCCGTGCCGCCACCGGCACCGAAGCTGGAAGTGCCGACGGGCGGCAAGCTGAAAATGCCGATCCGCCTGGTCGATCAAAGCGTCTTGTGCGTGGGCGGGCGCAGCGGCAATGTCGCCACCTACCGCGCCCTGATCGAGCGGGTCGGCGCGCAGTTCGCCCACCACGACGGCGGCCTGGAAGACAACGCCAACCTGCTCGATTCGAGCCTGGCGGCGGCCGACCTGGTGATTTGCCAGACGGGCTGCATCAGCCACAGCGCCTACTGGCGCGTGAAGGATTATTGCAAGCGCACGGGCAAGCGCTGCGTCTTCATCGACAACCCCAGCATTTCCAGCCTGGCGCGCGGCTTGCAGGAAGTGAGCGGCGAGATGGAAGCGACGCCGCTGGCCGCGCTCCAGCCATAA
- the hemP gene encoding hemin uptake protein HemP, which yields MQSSKPALIQDAATAHVRPPVSMAQPARRITSEALLQQGREVEIEHSGKIYRLRVTQLNKLILTA from the coding sequence ATGCAAAGCTCAAAACCAGCCTTGATCCAGGATGCCGCTACTGCCCACGTCCGTCCTCCCGTCAGCATGGCCCAGCCGGCGCGCCGCATCACCAGCGAAGCACTGCTGCAGCAGGGTCGCGAAGTGGAAATTGAGCACAGCGGCAAGATCTATCGCCTGCGCGTCACCCAATTGAACAAGCTGATCCTGACTGCCTGA
- a CDS encoding Crp/Fnr family transcriptional regulator: MEAGRQRQGRLWSNLKEVCDLLHISSACTIAADELLFQHVQFKTGQRVHTIGQPFDTLYIVNSGFLKTVLIDEFGNEQVLSFPMKGDMLGVDGIHSRHYSSEAVALSDCDLILLPFKKLTALGRVHLELENVMYGVMSRELVREQAMIGMLGALSAEARVARFLVSLADRFAQMGYSSKLFNLRMTRHEIGSYLGLTLETVSRTLSAFNEIGLISVDQRTIGIKDPDALKTLRRLPPSRSRAKQLAAAKLKADTTAAATASAQLLATI, encoded by the coding sequence ATGGAAGCGGGGCGCCAGCGCCAAGGGCGGCTATGGTCGAACCTGAAGGAGGTGTGCGACCTGCTGCATATTTCCAGCGCCTGCACCATCGCCGCCGATGAACTGCTGTTCCAGCACGTGCAATTCAAGACGGGCCAGCGCGTGCACACCATCGGCCAGCCCTTCGACACTCTGTACATCGTCAATTCGGGCTTCCTGAAAACCGTGCTCATCGACGAATTCGGCAATGAGCAGGTACTCAGCTTTCCCATGAAGGGCGACATGCTGGGCGTCGACGGCATCCACTCGCGCCATTACTCCTCGGAAGCGGTGGCCCTGTCCGACTGCGACCTGATCCTGCTGCCGTTCAAGAAGCTGACGGCGCTGGGCAGAGTCCACCTGGAACTGGAAAACGTCATGTACGGCGTGATGAGCCGCGAACTGGTGCGCGAGCAAGCCATGATCGGCATGCTGGGCGCCCTCAGCGCCGAAGCCCGCGTGGCGCGCTTCCTCGTTTCGCTGGCCGACCGCTTCGCACAGATGGGCTACTCGAGCAAGCTGTTCAACCTGCGCATGACGCGCCATGAAATCGGCAGCTACCTGGGCCTGACCCTGGAAACGGTCAGCCGCACCCTGTCCGCCTTCAATGAAATCGGCCTGATCTCGGTCGACCAGCGCACCATCGGCATCAAGGACCCGGATGCCCTGAAAACCCTGCGCCGCCTGCCGCCCTCGCGCTCGCGCGCCAAGCAACTGGCCGCCGCCAAGCTCAAAGCCGACACCACGGCGGCCGCCACCGCCTCGGCGCAATTGCTGGCCACGATTTAA
- a CDS encoding response regulator transcription factor: MIRIVIADDHTIMREGLKRILDGAPDIDIVGEAIDGFEVLNHVRQGGFDLLLLDLSMPGRSGVDLIRQIRSEAPKLAILILTMHEEEQYAVRAIRAGAQGYLTKESAGTQLVGAIHKVASGRPYISAEVAEQLVLNIMMPNESLLHKQLSDREFEVFSLLVAGKSITEIANNLHLSVKTVSTHKTRIMQKMGMSSLSEMVQYAVAHRLLSPFKT, encoded by the coding sequence ATGATACGTATTGTGATTGCCGACGACCACACCATCATGCGGGAAGGATTGAAGCGCATCCTTGACGGCGCGCCGGACATCGACATCGTGGGCGAAGCCATCGATGGCTTTGAGGTACTCAACCACGTGCGCCAGGGCGGCTTCGACCTGTTGCTGCTCGACCTGTCGATGCCGGGCCGCAGCGGCGTCGACCTGATCCGGCAAATCCGCAGCGAGGCGCCCAAGCTGGCCATCCTGATCCTCACCATGCACGAGGAAGAGCAATATGCGGTGCGCGCCATCCGCGCCGGCGCGCAAGGCTATCTGACCAAGGAAAGCGCGGGCACCCAGCTGGTGGGCGCCATCCACAAGGTGGCATCGGGCCGTCCCTACATCAGCGCCGAGGTGGCGGAGCAGCTCGTGCTCAACATCATGATGCCGAATGAAAGCTTGCTGCACAAACAGCTGTCGGACCGCGAGTTCGAAGTCTTTTCCCTGCTGGTGGCAGGCAAGTCGATCACGGAAATCGCCAACAATCTGCACCTGAGCGTGAAAACCGTGAGTACGCACAAGACGCGCATCATGCAAAAGATGGGCATGAGTTCGCTGTCGGAAATGGTGCAGTACGCCGTGGCACACCGCCTGCTATCCCCCTTCAAGACCTGA
- a CDS encoding universal stress protein, with amino-acid sequence MYKKILIATDGSTVSNLTACAGVAFAEQMHADILAVYVAPEYQYPVYIEIIPPSYPSEEEYRIAMRRAGADHWQPILDAAAKRGLEATGLTAFSDSPALKIVEVAQLQHCDLIFMGSHGRSGWGQLLLGSVTNKVLSHSKLPVLVHRLIKEPPSK; translated from the coding sequence CACGGACGGCTCCACCGTCTCCAACCTGACAGCCTGTGCCGGCGTTGCCTTTGCCGAACAGATGCACGCCGATATCCTTGCCGTGTACGTGGCGCCCGAGTACCAGTACCCGGTCTACATCGAAATCATTCCACCCAGCTATCCCAGCGAAGAAGAGTACCGCATCGCCATGCGCAGGGCGGGCGCCGACCACTGGCAGCCGATCCTCGACGCGGCCGCCAAGCGGGGCCTGGAAGCGACGGGCCTGACGGCCTTTTCCGACAGTCCGGCCCTGAAAATCGTGGAAGTGGCGCAATTGCAGCACTGCGACCTGATCTTCATGGGCTCGCATGGCCGCAGCGGCTGGGGGCAATTGCTGCTGGGCAGCGTGACCAACAAAGTACTGTCGCACTCGAAATTGCCGGTGCTCGTGCATAGGCTGATCAAAGAACCCCCATCAAAATAA